A segment of the Chaetodon trifascialis isolate fChaTrf1 chromosome 2, fChaTrf1.hap1, whole genome shotgun sequence genome:
CTGCCTGTATTATGTTAAGAGTCAACATttctttgagtgaatgaaacaccaGATGTCATGTACTGTCCTGGATCAGAATCCAAGGTTGGCATCCAGACAGTGGTTTGgttcagaaaacaaaagcactgtGATTAAGATTAGGGAAAGGTTGTGGTTtcagttaaatgttaataaaagtCTTATGTCTCAAGTCACCGCTGactttttctgcattaaaatagATCACAATCTTTAATTAACTTTAACTGATGCTGTCAGCGCCTGAACATGAAAAGGCTGAGTAATGCTGCAGTCACTATACAGGTGGAGGGCAGTGCATCACAAGAGTGTCTACTTGGTTGGAAAACAATTGAAACGCGTTGTCAGTAAGCATACGTTCAGTGTCAACGTTTCTGCAACTTGTACATTATTCATGTACATTTATCaatatttcctcattatgttaacacaaaacagaattggTCAGAATTACATTTCCCTCAAAACGATCATCatcatttctaggagacagtGATGTTACTTCAGATAAGCCTCTTTTTTATGTGTAACAAAGACCATTTTGTTGCACTACAGTGCTTTGTTTCTATGCTGATACGACTCTCTGTGGGCCATGCCTACAACTGTATACCTCATACAACcccacttaaaaaaaaaacaagacaacaaaacatttctttggGGAAAATATTTATTGACACTTCTACTCAACTGTGACACCCACATTGATCATGTGCACAAATTCACACtcatttcataaaaataaaaatatagatatatatatatatatatatatctcataAACATCTGTACATTAAGAAAGAATAGCTCCAAAGACGGGAAGGGATGTGGGGTGGAAAAGGCAGGAGAGAGGGTCGAAGGTTTTGTGGTCATGTACAGTAAAAACAGTGACCAAACCTGCTTATAAGAGAGGCCATTGTTTCTCAGAACTGCACAAGCCAAGTGCAAAGGATATGAAGTCCAGAGTTATTACTTCAAGTAGGGACACCTCAGTGgagcataaataaataaatatttataatATATTACTCTGTAAAATTATATTTGCCAATTTTCACAGTTTGGATTACCGTGAAGTACCATTTTTCGTGCAATGTTTCCCAAAACCCATGTGGGCctaagacaacaacaacagacatgAGGTCAGGTGTTTAGGTAGGCGAAGGAGAACAGggcgagagaggaggagtggcgAGGGAAAATCATTGCAGGGAGGTAAAATAGTTGTGACGCAGACATGGTGGAGAGGGGGTTTCTAGACAATTCCATATTTCGCCAGGTCGCTGAGCTCCATATCCCCAAAGGCTTCCCATGGGCAAACCACTGTGATGTCTGTGCCAAGGCCCTCCATGCCGGGGATGTCGTCTCCAaatctgaaaaagaaacaaaaacgaGTCTTAATTTCCCACTAATGGCACTTCTTTTATTTGATATGTGGTGGAAGACATACTCTGATCCCTTTACCAATGTAGAAGTGCCAATACTAAATCATTTTAGGAGATCATTATATTCTTCTTTAATGCCAAATCCCAGCCGTTTACtttagctgtcaaataaatgcagtggagtgaaaagcACAGCACTCCCACCTTGTACTTGAGTGCAGTATTTgattaaatgtactttgttactttccaccactggtggCTTTAAAACCCCTCTTACCCCTTCTGGCCTGGTTTAGGGGCCTTGCTCTTGAAGGTGCGAGCGGCCCTCTGCTTGAACTTGGGGGGTGCCTTCTTGTCGGCGGGAGTTGCAACAGCTGCGTCTGCCATCTTTTAtgcactgagaggaaaaaaatgaacagtCAGTTAGCCTTGATGTGTAggaccctccctcctcctcctcctcctcctcctcctcccctaaGCCCCACTGCCCTGTGCATGCATGATATAACACCCCCATGTTAGGTCAAATTATAGGCTAAAGCTGTCATACAGCTCCTTAAGACCCTGTTACACAAACAGCTTTGTCTATTTTTACACGCTGGCTTTAAAGATTACTCTTGGCCAAGTTACAGCCTGTACACCGTGAGACCAGAATATCGCTAAGTTCACCTGATTCCACAGTTAGTCTGAAGTCAACACACATATTGTATGTTGTAAATAATAAACTTTGAGTGTAAGGAGATTTTCCTCTAAGTAATTAACTTTCAGTGTGCTTTAATCTGACCTTCCTCTGACATCATATACGTCTTGTTTTACAGGAAAGCTCAGCAGTGCTCTGGAGTTGAGCAGAAATATGCTCTGACTTGCCTGACGGCATCTTTGACCTCACAAACAAGTCATGTAATTTTGCGGAAGCTGTCATGAAGTCTCTGTTAACCACTGAGTTCTTACATTTTACAGCCCAGTTTTTATATTTTCCAATTGAATTACAGTTCACCCCTGCTTTTGATTAGCCAGTGTGCAGATATACGGTTTGATTTCTGTGTGTAATATTCTTCTAGTGAGGGTCAACACAGCTAACAGCATCTGTGTTATATCCAGCAGACAGTGAACAAAGCATCTGTGACATCTGATACCTGTTTTATTGTCCtattgctttattttttaaaacttcCTCCCATATATTAGTTTTGTCTGCTTTAACTAGTTTTTGTATATTATTATCACTTATTTTATTACTCACATTCTGTTACTGTCATTGCATGTTACTTACTCCAGTCAAATTATTTGTTCTGTAAGCTCATGTCTTTCTACTACGCTgtgagcaggaagtgaactgCTGAAAGAGACAATTTAGGAAAATATCCTGAATCTTTCACATAATTAGTTattagaaaataaacaacacatGACAGCATTTAAAGGTCAGCCCTCCACTTTAAACTATCCATTAATTAAGGCAAACTGTGTTTCATAAAATTCGACTTTTCAAGCActgacatattttttttttccttttttagtAAATGgcaaaatgtgtctgaaacCTGCAAATCAGTACGACTGACTTCCTGGGAGTTAATACCCACATAGTCAAAGGCCATAAGGTAAAAAGCGTACAATTAATTATGtaattttacttaaataaaactTCGAAACAATATTTCCCTGGTcttcacaaagaaaaatggcagGTCAACACATTCAACATCATGCATGAAAACTGGGATGCAAAGTTcacaaagcacaaaataaaaaagtaacgTGGAGGGTTTTCATGTTCCTTTAAGAAGATACACTGAGACTTTTTCCAAAATTGATCAGCAATAAACTGCACATCCAAAAACAGATGCTGTTGTCTGCAAAAGCATTTATGTCTCTTCAGCTGAAAAATCACATCTGTCACAGTGTCACTGAGCTTTGCCAGCACGCCTCTGCGTTCTCCTCTTCGCTCTAACCTTAATCCTGACAGCACGACCGAAAGTTGGCCTTTCAGCCAGTTCACTTGCAGCTGACTGAAGGTGAGAGTTTGGTCTTACCTGGTTTTGCAGTTATGCCGTTGGCttctgtctgatgtctctctggtcagtttgtgtctctgtggtcctgCTGCCTTCTTCTTATATAGCTCCCACCCTCCAAATCCCCCTGACATGCTCACCCATAATGTTCTGTCCTGTGGACACCCCACCCTCTAATTGGCCTTTCTGCTctattagattagattaaggAGGGGGCTCAAAAGTCCAGCTTAGCTTTTCGTGCCATGTGAAGACTTTTGCAGCCTTATGTAATGAAGCATCGCTGAGAAACACTCAATTGGATTCTCTTCTGAGTGggtacattttaaaaataattcaatagtaaggttttattttctgcaaCAGCAATAAATCCAGTTTGCAGTTGagctttaaaaaataaacagtgggTTGTTATTAGAGTTTATTCTTGATTTACTGAAAAATCATAACTCAAGGCTCACTTACCAGATTTTCCAGAGCATTCCCACATCTTAATCAACTGATAAAAATAATTTGAAATCACTGGAACGAGCTTGAAAGTGGATTTGAAGTTTAACTTTTCTTAGTTAAATCATATAAATGGGGAAGATTTGGGTGCTATAACAAACTTACAGAGTTCATCTTTAATATTTTCCTACTGTCACACACTTCTTTTCGTGTCTCACATTAATAACTGATCAGGTGTCTTTGTCCCAGTATTGCCCCGTGAAACCTGGCTCCATGCCACGAGGCCAGAGATTAAAAGCTGAATAGTTAAGTGTTCTGTATTTGGCACCAAGTGATTGATCACCTGCGTGGAGCTCAGGGCGTCGCTGCTTTTGCGTCACATGCTCCAGATCCTCATGCAGTCTACGTCAGGACacatgtttgtttacaaatAAGTTGAAAGCACATCCTGAGTTACTCCAAACCTCCCTTATTGTTGAACACAGAAGCATAAAAGTTTCAGTATTGATGTGTGCAGGGCTGCCATCATGACTAGAACTGCTGTGAGTATTCTCAAAGAATCAGAACCAGGTTGACTGTCAAGTAGGTTTTCACACACAAGGAATCGGCCTTGGTGTAGAAATATTTTGGGGTgcccctatagctcagttgtgtgtcgtcccctctctctgccctctttccggtcatgtcttcagctgtctctgtcaCCATAAAAAAGGCATAAAACCCccaaaaaatcttttaaaaaagaaaatagataTATATGATATAAAATACGTCAAATATATGTCTAGAATTGAAAAGGATTGGCAGTTAAATAAGCTGCATACTGTATgataacagcaacaacaacaacaacaataataataataaactctATTTGTACAGCACCTTTTAGATGGGATttgcagctcaaagtgacagaagacagaatggacataaaaacagggacagaaaataaaagtaaaattagatggagaataaaaccaaCTTGAGAATGATAGTaaaagtaaataataataaaaataaagacaatgcacaACATGAGATGGAtcataaaagcacagaaaaaagtGATAAAATATAGGTAGAAATAGAGAACACAGAATGCAAAAAATCAAGTCATATACATCAATTATAAAGAAGTGCAACAGTGCATAAACTCGAGCTCAAAGGTTTCATAGCTAGTTAAAAGCAAAGAGATAAGTTTTCAGCtttctttaaaaatatttaatgaGCTGGCTTcactgatagatagatagatagatagatagatagatagatagatagatagatagatagatagatagatagatagatagatagatagatagatagatagatagatagatagatagatagatagatagatagatagatggggGTGCAGTATGTGTGGATAAAGCACTGATGCATGTGgtgggcagacagacagacagacagacagacagacagacagacagacagacagacagacagacagacagacagacagacagacagacagtgaatatctttcagcagattttttttgtcttcaacTTGATCGCTATGCTAATTACTGTCACTCACCGCTGCCAGTGAATGACACCTTTGTGATTCACTTCACATTCTCAGgttgacatgcacacacactcgcacacgcacacacacacacacacacacacacacacacacacacacacacacacacacacacacacacacacacacacacacacacacacacacacacacacacacacacacacacacatgcatctaaCTTGAAACACTTCTTGTATTTATATCTGGTTATCTTTCATCATGTCTATTTGTGGTTGAGCTGGTGCAgaagaggacagagcagagttGGCACATGAAAGAGTGACAGAATGAACATCTGAGGGGATTAGCAGCTCGGAGGACTTTAAAAGGGGGACAGTCGGACAGAAAGGAATCACACAGGCGAGGCTCAGACAAGCATCAGAAAAGCACTTTGAGACTGCAACAAAAGGTAAGATGAAACTGTAATTTTCTCAGCTCTGCTACAGGGAGCTCAGGCTGTCACTGCTTTGACAACGTGTAACttagagaagagaaaaacactcCGAGTGATGGCTCTCTGGTGTTTTTCTTGAGTGTGGTGGCTGAGATTGATCTGAAATGAGATCTGAGATTTGTACGACTTCAGACAGAGGAGGCCTTCTTGTTGGTACTCCTCATGGCCTGGCCTCTACATCTTTATGAATATTCTACTTCTTGGTGGGTTTGGATGAACAAAGAAGACTTTTGAATGCTGCTTGTACATTTTTAGACTTTGGTCATATGTTTAGATGTGGACAAGCTTGCTGAGGAGGATGGAAAATACATGTTTATGTAAGGACACTTGCATAAAGGGGAAATTATTGGTTGATGGATGCAGAGGAATCTGGCACATTTATTTGGATAGCACCTTTCAACAGGAAGGCAACGTgaaaagacatgaagaagactttaaaaagtaaaagaactGAATAAAAGTTACAGCACAGCTACAGCACAGGGCAAGATATGAATAAATATTCCAAATTGTTTATTTCATACAAAGCAGTAGCATATAGAAGAAATTGAAGTCTATGGCTTAAAAGAAATGAGAGTTGCAGAGATCTCATGTATTTtgtcctttcttcctcttttattcCAGCAACTAATCAAAATGTCAGACGTAGCTGTTGCAGCTCCAGCTGACAAGAAGGCACCTCCCAAATTCAAGCAGAGGGCCATGCGCACCTTCAAGAGCAAGGCACCCAAACCAGGCCAGAAGGGGTGAGATGGatttaacacaacacacacaaacacacatacagaatgtATACAAGTCTTTTCTCCATTTCGGCATTTcatgtgtaaaaaaacaaaacaaaaaaaagtcctcaCATCCTTTTTGTCTTGTTCATCCAGATTTGGAGACGACATCCCCGGCATGGAGGGCCTTGGCACAGACATCACAGTGATATGCCCATGGGAAGCCTTTGGGGATATGGAGCTCAGTGACCTGGCGAAATATGGAATTGTttagccccctcctcccctgcctTTACCCTGTATTGTTGCTATTCTCCCTCATGTGTGCTCTAGAAAGAAGGCAGCTTTTGAGGACTTAGAGGTTTGacccagaaaagaaaaagaaaaaagaatttcCAGCACTCTCTTTTGTCTCATGCACTTTATATTATTTGCCCCCGCCTTTGCGGCAAATTCTCCATCGTCCTTGTAACGAGTGACATCAGCTGCTCTGGGCCAGAGCTTGTACtttccacagaggaaaaaaaaatacagtatttactgtgaaagaacGTTTGATAATCTTTGATTGTGAAAtcctgtttttcactgttttgctctcctcttcctccacgtCTTCCTCTCAACGCTGCTGATCTGACATGCACAGATGTCTATTTTGTGTACTTGTGTACTGTAATATTTTTATGAGAAAATCTAAAATTTATTTCACTCTGCAGTGTGAAAGATGCACCCTGTGCACTCTGtcagaagagagaaaatattccataaagacaataaatatatattttccatagAACAACTGTCTGTGTCCTTCCTATTATTAACACCAATTGCTCCATTGATGTCACAATAATGTGAACAATCAATGCCACAGATGCTCAGGCAGTGAAAACGACTGCATACATGGGGTTTGATCTCTGCTATTCACTGCTCTTATGTTCTGGCTTCATCCAGAGCACGTGATATATAATATGTGCACGATGTTTCCTTTACAGCCGCTGCTGTCGCCATCATTGTTTTAGTTGCAACACGTGtaatatatagatatatatatatatataacacacaaaaaaatctggCTTCAGGGACAGAGGGTGAGCAGAAGATAATTAAAGctactgttgccatggcaaccacagCATAAAGCATTGAGGAGATGAACAGTCAACACTGCAACAAAGGTCAGATTAGGTAAAGTGCCAATAAACATCAAATTATCATATAAATCTGGCATTTTAAAGATGTCTTTAAAGACACAATTTACAGCGGGGGAGCCAGATTCTAATAAAGATTTGCAATGTTTTAAAAGGTACTGCCACAAAAATcacacaagaggaagaggagttgcAGATCAAGAGGGAATATTCACtgccctgtttttttttaattaatctcAGAAATGTGAGAGAAGTTGTCGTGAAGAAAAAGATGCTctgttttttctgaatttggGAGAAAGTTTACCTCAAAATCCTGCAAGAAGCTCTCACCTGAATGAAGTATGGTTGCTGCTGTTAATCAGCCTGATcctccagcagcactgcagcaaacTAATAACAGTAGCATCTATATTACTTAAAGACATGACCAATAAAACTGGATTAAACTAAACAGGTGGGACATATTTGCTTCTATGAAACTGAGCTCTAAGGTAAATGAAAGCTTCTCTTGGGATTTTGAGATATCTTCAGATAATGATCCCGTTAATCCAGAAAAACAGGGCAAAGATTTAACTCTACTCAACGCACTGCGCTCCCTCAGGACATCAGTCAAGCTGGTTGTATTATTGAAcgggtttattcattttaagaatGGCATATATCTGCTTTTCCACAGCtgtaaatgtagtggagtgaaagGTGTTATAGTTTCTTCTGAATAGTGTGGAAGTAGAAATCTAAAGTTGCACGTTGCTGTTCTTGCTTAACTGTACTAACACCACTGACATCATATTCTATAGCAACTGATAATATGTCGGTGTGTGTGAGCtggccatgtattactcatgttgtggggacataaatctgtttgcacagACACATTGTGGGGTCTCACCTTCCTAGTTCTTCCAAGTCTCCATCACctaaaaacattacattttagcCTGAAGACTTGGGTTCATGTTAGGTGAAGGCAAGTAATAGTTATGGTTCTGGTAAGTCTCCAGTAAATGAATGCAAGTCAATGTTATATCATCTGAAGTAAAGGTAACAtgagtgtctctctctctctctctctctctctctctctctctctctctctctctctctctgtgtgtgtgtgtgtgtgtgtgtggcctccaGATATcaatgtgcatttgtgtcaCTGCACCAATTAACTGTTGGAGCCTCTAAACAGTgagcagacagaaggacagtGCCTGGTGCAATGTGGCACAAATATAACAAACATCAGTTGAAAACCTTTGACTTGTTCATTAGCGGGGACCTGAGGGGGAGACAGGGGAGAGGCAGCGGGTGAgtacagaggagggaaagagagggaggaggactgCAGGGGAGCACGGCCCCATGCACTCAACTCTGTGATGTGTGCACTGACGTATCAAACTCTCAAAACAATTATATGTGCAACATATGAACCACAGCAGTAAGTGATGTCCTCCAGGTTGGGAATCACAGCTACACACAGAGCAGCGGACAAAATAATCATACATGCGAGGTCTGGCATACAGAAAATTCTGAAGACTTACTGATAAATTTAACAGGCACGggcaaaataaaaaccaaaaaacacaccTTTACATATAAAAGACATCTGTAAGCCGCTTAAAGAGTGTAAGAAAGTGTAAGATAATTAAGTGTCTCTTGTGTTAATTATGTTACAGTTTGTCAGCGGGCCTGCAGGTCACCTTAAAATGAGATTATCAGTCGGAGGCCGACCAGAGCAGTCAGGCTTTTTAAAGTGT
Coding sequences within it:
- the LOC139344961 gene encoding retinal cone rhodopsin-sensitive cGMP 3',5'-cyclic phosphodiesterase subunit gamma-like, which encodes MADAAVATPADKKAPPKFKQRAARTFKSKAPKPGQKGFGDDIPGMEGLGTDITVVCPWEAFGDMELSDLAKYGIV
- the LOC139342949 gene encoding retinal cone rhodopsin-sensitive cGMP 3',5'-cyclic phosphodiesterase subunit gamma-like isoform X2; amino-acid sequence: MKVAVAAPADKKAPPKFKQRAMRTFKSKAPKPGQKGFGDDIPGMEGLGTDITVICPWEAFGDMELSDLAKYGIV
- the LOC139342949 gene encoding retinal cone rhodopsin-sensitive cGMP 3',5'-cyclic phosphodiesterase subunit gamma-like isoform X1 — translated: MSDVAVAAPADKKAPPKFKQRAMRTFKSKAPKPGQKGFGDDIPGMEGLGTDITVICPWEAFGDMELSDLAKYGIV